The genomic segment TCGCGATACGGGTGGCGCGAGTCACCTCGACGACTGCGATGCGACTGGTCACAAGCGGCGTGTCCGACCCGAGATGACGCGCAAGGTCGCCGCTCTCGGGTTCGTCGATCACGAGCTTGACCAGCGCGGAGGAGTCCGCGTAGACGATCCGCCGCTCAGCGCTCAGCGCGGTCGTCCTCGATCGCTTCACTCGCGCTCATCGCGCCGGTCACCGGGTGTCGGCGAGGCGGCCACTCGATCGGATCGGCCGGAGCGAGCTCTCCGGAGGCGAGCAAACGCTCGAGGCTGTCGGTGGCCACGGGCGAGAGGACCGCGACAGGCTTGCCGTGATGGGTCACCTCGATCGTCTCCCCGAGCTGGACGCGGCGAAGCGTCGCGGTGAGGCTGTCTCGTAGTTGACGGATACCCATCCTTGTGGCCACAGTGACCATAAGACTACCGCCCGGAAGCCTCTCGCGCACGCGCCAGGCGGGCCGCCTCTCGGAGGTCCGAGACGACCCGATCCTGGACGGCGGCGATCAGTGCAGTCGCCTCGCGCACGGTCCTCTCACCGGCTGCCGCGACTGCCGGAACGCTCGAGCCCGCCACCATCTCGAGTAGGACCATCCCGTTCTCCTCGCCGGGATACGCGTCCTCGGGGAGGTCCTCGATCAGCGAGGCGATCATGTCCGTGAGGACGAGCCCGGTTCGAATCAACTGATCGGTGAGCTCTCGCGCGAGTGTCAGGTCGGGAGGTTGGTGCGGGATCGGCTGGCGCATAGCCCGGAAAGCTCCGGGCTTCTTCGGTCTCGCCCCCGCGGGCAGATCGAGCCCGCCTCGGCTGCCTTTGGTCGAGGGCAACGCGGCGGCCCCCGGGACCGTCAGCGTGTATTCCTGCTCACGGTGAGTGAAGAGACCGGCGCACTCTCGAGGGCCGAGGCTGAGGTCGCGGCAGTACGCGACGACCCGTCGAGGCGGATTGCGCTGCTCGCCCGGATCTTCGAGGGGCCGACGCGGCACGCGCCGCGCCATCTGCCGTTCAGGCGAGCGGCGCTCTCGTTCATGCGCTGGCAGATTCGACGCGGCCTGCTCGACCCCGAAGACAGCACTCCACCGGGCAGCGCCTGGTGGCGAGCGGTCAACGAGGGGTTGCTACGCGACGGCACCGAGACGATCGCGCTGCTCGAGCGCGCCGGCGGCGAGCCGTCCTCGCGAGCGGTGCGGTTCTGGCTCGAGTTCGCGGCCCGGCCGACCGGTCGCAACTGGTATCGCGCCCACAATGCGAGCGTCGTCCGCGGCTACCTCGAGCATCGCGCCCTCGCCGAGGCCGAGGTCGCGCCCGAGCGCTTCTTCATCAACGTCGCGCTCGTCCGGGTGCTCTACGCGCACGCGCTCGCATCGACCCCCCGCCTTGCGCTTGGCCGCTTCGCCCCGCTCGGCCGTGTCCTCGGCGACCCCCGGCTCGGCATGGCTGGCGCGTTCCTCTCGCTCCGCCGCGTTCTGCCGACTCGCTATCCGCTCACCGAGGACGTCGAGCGCTACCTCGCTCGAGAGCAGCGGCTCGGGCGAATGCTCGACTACGCGGTGATCGTGCCGCGGCTGCAGCGCCTCTATGAATGGTCGGCGGAGGAACTTGGCGAGCCGCGATTGCTGGAGCTGCAGCGTGAGGGCTACCCGACCTACGCTTGGCCGTTCGAGGAGCGCCATGTGTGGCGGGCGACGGAAATGCCCACCGCGGGACGGGTGCTTCGGCGCGTTACGAGGCCTCACTAACAGCAATCAAGACGGCGGCCATCGAAGCTCGCCCAGACGTCGTGCCCATCAGCCCTGAGCGCGGTAGACGGAGAAGGTCAGCGCGAGGAGCGGTCTATCGGAACTGCCGTTCTTGCGCTGCAAGAAGCTTCGCCCGCAACGTCGGGGGGATCGGAACAACTATCACCTCAACGCCCCAAATTTCTGCCGCCTCCGCGGCCCAGCCAGTCAGACTGTCGGCCGCCGCTTGATCGCAGAAGGCGAGGATGGCCCGGTCTCCTTCGTAATGGCGTCGGAGCGTTATTAGCTTCAGAACGTCGCGTGCCACCTTTCGCGTCTGACCCGGCTTCATCGGTCCTTGGCGAGCGAAAGCCTCGACCAGAACGGAAAGGTCTTCGCTCGCCCCATCCACCTCCGTGACCGAGCCGGCTGGCAACTTAAGCCGACGCTTCCTGAGCGTCGGACCGACTAGTTCAGCGACTCGGGCCAAGATCACGCTCTCGGCTCTGCTTTGAACGTCTGAGCGACCCGGCGAAGAGTCCGATGAATCCGCAGTCTCCGACTCTGGGGGTCTCCGGAGCGCGCGCTGGAAGGCCTGCTCGAATCGTTGTTGCTGGCCGCTCCCGGGGAATGGCACACGCTCGTCGACGACCGGCACACCAGCCTCTCGCAACTTCGAAAAGGCGGCGTCGTGGACGTTCGCCTTGATGAGAATCACTCGCTGGGGATTCAGGCGCTGGATGCGGCGAGTCAGATCCGGCACATGGCTCGCGAGAGGAGAAGGATCGTGCGGATCCTGTTTGAGATCGACAAGAAGAACTCCCCGGTCGCGTAGCTCCGCGAGGTCGTCCTCTTTTGACGAGCGAAGGGGCTCGTGTCCAAGCACTCCCCTAACGACGTAGCGAAAGAGCGAGTCGTGGCTTTGGACATCTGCAAAATAGAAGTAGCGCTCGAGAGCAGTTGGCGGTGTCTCTGCCACTAGGAGGAGCTCGACCTCCCCGGGCTTGTACTTTCGCGATGCTCGGCCTCGACGCCGCTGGGCCGCGCGCCTCGTATCCGCGTCTTTCAAGGGTGCGTCTCCAATCGCGGGGCTACCTCGACTTCGATCGCGGCGAACTTGCCGACGTCCACAAGCCCACCCTGCGTCAGCCGCAGCTCCGGGATCACCGACAGCGCGATGAACGAGAGCTGCATGAAGGGCGCGTCGATCGACACGCCGAGCGCCTCCGCCGCGGCGCGCTCGAGTGTCTCGAGCCCTGATGCGACCTCGGCCGCCGGCCGGTCGCTCATCAGCCCGGCGAGCGGCAGCGGGACCTCGGCGATCACGGAGCCGTCGAGCACCGCGACCTGACCGCCTCCGAGCTCGGCGAGCCGCACGACCGCGACTGCCATGTCCTCCCCGCTCGCACCGACCGCCACGATGTTGTGAGCGTCGTGCGCGACAGTCGAGGCGATCGCGCCGCGCTCGAGCCCGAACCCGCTCGCGTAGCCGCGCCCGATCTCGCCGCTCGCGTGGTGGCGCTCGACGACCGCGGCGTGGGCGACGTCGGTGCCGTCGCCGAGCGCGAGCTCGACCGTGCGCGTCGAGATGCTGTGCTCGATCACGCCGACCGCGCGCACCCTGGTGCCGTCGGGGTGGTCGAGGACGACGTCGGAGGCGCTCGGCAGCCGGCCGACGTTGACGGTGTCGCGAAGCAGCTCGGGCACCGGCACCCGCGGCACCGCGCCGTCGAGCGTGCGGCCGTTCTCGGCGACCAGCCGCCCCGCCTGCCAGACGCGGCTCGGCTTCCAGCTCCCGAGCTCGTCGAAGCAGAGGATGTCGGCCTGGTGGCCGGGCGCGAGGCTGCCGAGGTCGAAGAAGCCGTGGTAGCGCGCCGGGTTCGCGGTGGCGAGCATGATCGCGTCGATCTCCGAGATACCGGCGGCGACGGCGACCCGGCAGCAGTCGTTGACGCTGCCGAGCTCGAGCAGCGTGTCGGGCTCACGGTCGTCGGTGCAGAAAGCGGCGAGGTCGGTGCCGTTGCGGACGATGTCCGGCGCGAGCGCGGCGAGGTCGCGGCTCGTCGAGCCCTGGCGCAGGAAGACCCACATCCCCTTGCGCCGCCGCTCCTCGATCTCGGCGAGGGTCGTGCACTCGTGGTCGGAGTGAACGCCGGCAGCGATGTAGGCGTCGAGGTCGGCGCCGGAGATGCCGGGAGCGTGGCCGTCGACCCGCGCGCCGCCGGCCGCCGCGATCCGCGCCAGCATCTCCTCGTCGCCCGCGATTACGCCCGGGAAGTTCATGACCTCCCCGACGCCGTGGGCGCCGTGGCGCTCGATCAGCTCGCGGATGTCGGAGTGGTCGAGCGCGGCACCGGCCGACTCGAAGTGGGAAGCGGGGACGCAGCTCGGGGCGTAGACGGAGAAGCGGAAGGGGAGGTCCCTCGCGGCGTCGAGCAGCGCGCGGACGCCGGGAACCCCGAGCACGTTGGCGATCTCGTGCGGGTCGGCGGCGACGGCGGTCGTGCCGTGAGGCAGAACGGTCCGAACGAACTCGTCGATCCAGAGCTTGGTCGACTCGAGGTGCATGTGGGCGTCGATGAAGCCGGGCGTGAGGGCGGCGCCATCGACGTCGATGACTTCCTGGGCGTCGTGGGGGCCCCAATCGACGATGGTGTCGTCGGTGATGGCGAGGTCGGTCTGAATCCAGCGCCGAGAGCCGATGTCAAGTGCCTGACCACCAGTCAGGCGCACGTCTGCTGTATTCACCGCACCGCTCCGCTAAATGCAGCGTCCGGCGTCCCGCGATCAGTCTCGGTCAGCGCGGAGTTCAATCAAGACGCTACAGGTAGTCTGCTTCAGTTCTTAGGTCTGCGAGATCGGCTCGAGGAAGACGAAAGATCGTGCCTTCTCGCTGAAGCGGAGTCACCGTGGCGGCTGGGTTCTGGACGTACCACAGTGCCTGGCTTGGACTTCCGACGAAGTCAACCAACGCCAGCACAAACTCGTCTCCGTAGCGTTGCGCTGCTTCCCACTCAGATTCCGTCAACTCCGGAGTAGTGAACCCGACGCTCGATTTCACCTCGACCCGAAGGCGGGATCCACTTGAATGCTCCGCCTCTAGGTCATAGCCGACCCCCGTCTGGGCGCCGCGATAGGCGACCACCCAGCCGTGCTCGGCCAGATCCTCAGCCACATCTAGCTCGGCTTCGACGCCCGAGTTGCGAAGGGCAGGCTCGATCAGATCCGGGAGAGGGCCCGCGAGCCGCTGAACGTCAGGCTCCCTTGGACCAGCGTGATCGGCCCGCGTCAATCCGGTGCGAGGTCTTGAAACCACTAGATGCTGCTGCGCGGCCCGTAAAACTGCCGCGTTGGCGCCACGACTCGGATCGCATTCGAAGAGTGCCTCGACCTGCGTCTGAGAGAACCCGAAGTCCGATGCGAACTCTGGAATGCCAACGCTGGCGCGCTTCGGGTAAGCGTTGGCGGTACTCGCGACGTACAACATGGCGATCAACGCGAATACTGGTATGCGTTGGCCCCTCGGACTCAGGTATTCCTCGTAAGTGTGCGGATTGTCCAAATCCGCTACTTGCCATCCATCCGGCGTTTTCCGGAGCCAAATCGAGTGCTCCTCGCCTCTGTACGAGGTGCTCTCGATTGCGCAAGAGTGCCTGCCCTCTGGATCGGCGGTCATGTGTGGACAGGCGAGCCTTACTAGGGGGTCCGCCAGGTTGGCTCGGATGACCTCCGGATCAGCCGGGCAACCGATGCCCTTCTGAATGCCGAGGTTATTTCGCCAAGTGTTTGTTCGGAAACTATTACCCGGGGCAAACTCGCCACTCCTCGTGCTGTACGGCGCAGTCGGCGAGGTGCTGCCCCCGAATGGTGCCGTCAGCACGACGAGCGGCTCAGGCCTGTGCGTCTTTGTCAGCAGCTCATCCATGAACTCCTCGATCTCTGACGACGGCGTCGCGCCCGCTGAACCGATCGTTGCTAGGTCCCCGCCCATCCGCCGCATGCCGAGATACAACGCGATGAACCGTCCCCTTGCTCCGGTCCGCTTCCGGAAGTCGTCAAGGACTGCCAACCCTACGTCGAGAGTGTCGAGGCGATCCGGAGGGATCACACTGCTAGCTGTAGATCCATCTCGGCCATCGCGTTCGGATTATCGACGAGACTATCGGTGTCGATCTCTCCACGGGCCCATTGCTGAAACAAGGAGGAAGGTGGCTTTCCATAGGGCATTTCGACTTCAGGCGAGTTCGCCGCTTCGAACGGAAGGTCGCCGATCGCGTCACCAACTGTGAGAGCCGGGCGGTCACTCCCCGAGGTTTCGCGCGGTTGCGAGCTGCGCTGAGCAGGATCGAGAATCGAGAACGACGGTGTCGGCCATTCAGGCACGCCCTCCAGGCTCGCCGAAACGAAGAGCCGACGGCGTAGCTGGGGCACGCCGTAACCCTCGGCGTGGAGTATCGCGGTGCTGGTCGAGTAGCCGAGTCCTTCCAGACGCTGCAGAATCGCGTCGAAAACCGGGCGTGACCGGCGAAACGCCAATGCGGCGACGTTCTCCATGATGACCCGCGTCGGAAGGACCTCAGTGATGACCTCGAGGAAAGCGTTGACGAGGCGGTTGCGAGGATCACTAGTTAGATTCTTTCCCGCCGTCGAGAACCCTTGGCAGGGTGGGCCACCGACCAGAAGATCCAAGCTCGAGGATCTGTCCCGAATCCGTGCAACCGCGTCCGCGATCCCGGAGGCGCTTGAAAGATCCATCTGCGCCGCCCGATCAGGGGCATGACCATTAGAGCGAAGCGTCTGCACGCACGCTTTGTCGTGATCGACTGCCAAGAGAAGCTCGTGCCCCGCCTCCTGAAATCCAGTTGACATACCACCAGCGCCGGCGAACAGGTCGACGAACCCGCCCTTCGGAAGAATGCGCGCGAGCTGATAAACCATAAGCGGCGGAACAGCATTGCCCACTTGGATAAAAGGAGCTCGGCCTCGTCCTTCGAACACGAAAGAGTCCCGGAAACCTTGCAAGCGCGCCGCTTCGCGCACCGTGATGAGTCTAGGCGCGCTCGGGTGTATGAAACACCCGTTACCGGGGCGGTTGAAGTACGTAGAGATCGTGTAGGAAGGCCTGTCGGCTCTTAGCCGCCCGTAGTACGTGCTGCGACTACCCTCCCCGGCCGCTGCGGAGCGCCGAATCTGTTCGATCCGACGCGAGTTAAACGCTGCTGGCAAGTCGCGCCAGTTGCCGCCAGGCGGGACAGCGTGGACAACCTCTCGATCAAGGTCGCTCAGACGGCCAGAGACGTGGTTGCGAATCGCTTTCACGTCAGAAGTCGGACTTGCTCTGCTACTCCGCGGCGGCGCGTATCAGAACTTACAAGACTCGCAACCGGCACCTCGTGGATCGGGATCTCGACCTGTTTGCGAAGTCTTGAGGCGAGTTCTCTGCCGTTGCGATCGGCCATCACGACGAATCCAGTCTTAGAAAGCCGCCCTTTGCTCGTCGGGCGTCCGGCCCGCGCGTTGGCGCGAGTGGGCACCCAACTGAGTAGTTCAACGCGCCGCCTTCCAATTTGGAGCCTCCCGGTACCGGTAACTAGTGTTCGGGTGCGATCGCTCCGCTGCGCCAGAGTCGCGAGCATGCTGGTCGCCCAGAGCCCAAATCCGAGAGGCTCCTTGCGTCGGAGCTGTAGCGCCTGAATCTCGTCCTCGGGAAAGCCGTTCAGGCTCACCTCTCGCAGACTTACGGCCTGGCGGACTCGCGAGAGGGCTAGAGATCCTGCAAGCAGAGAGGCATCTACTCCGATCCAGTTTCTGCCAGATCGTTCAGCGGCAACGAGAGTGGATCCACTCCCAACAAAGGGATCAAGCACCAGGTCACCCGGGTTGCTACTCGCTTGGATAATCCGCTCGATGAGGGCCAGCGGCTTCTGAGTCTCGAAGCCAACTCGCTCGTCCGAATGCGCATCGAGACGATTGATATCGGTCCATATATCTTGAAGCTGAATGCCTGGCGCTTCATCCACATAGCGCTTAAGCCTCGGCGTCCCAGTGCCTGAATAGGCAAGCCGACCGTCCTTATCAAAGGCCTCCATCTGTTCGTGCTTCCACGCCCAGTGGCGACCCGGCGGCGGTAGTAGACCCTTCCACTCATAATGCGCCTTAGTCCCGACGCGATCTCCTGGCGCGGTGCAAGTGATGAGCTGAAATCGGCCCCGCTCGTCCTCTTGTGTGTAGTACTGATCTAGGTACTGAGCTGGGTAAGCCGTATAAACCGGGTTCCATCGATAACGCGCGGTCTTCGAGTAGAACAAGATCACATCGTGTACGGGGCCATATCGGCGCGAGCTGCTGTGCGCGTGCGTGCGCCTCCAGACGATCTCATTTCGAAACTGCCCGGGTCCGAAGATCTCATCCAAGATCACACGCAGGTAATGGCTGGCGGTTGAGTCACAGTGCAAGTACAGAGATCCACGCTCATCTAGCACTCGGTGAAGCTCGACTAACCTCGGTGCCATTGCGACGAGGTACGCAGCCAGGTTGCGTCTTCCGAGCGAGCGAACGAGGGACGACACTAGCTCCGCGAGGTGTGAGGGCACCAGCGACGAGAGGGCCTGCAAGTCGCGGTCTGTTTGACTGGTCCATCTCCATTGGTCGTCAAAAGCCTCGGTGCGGCCCTCCGACGCATGGCCCCCACGCTCCGAATCAACGAGATCGTAGGTTCTGCCCGAGCTGAACGGTGGATCGAGGTAGACAAGCGCGACCGAGCCCCTGTCAATCCGCGCGACAGCATCCAGGCAGTCGCTAACAACGAGTTCTCTGCGGCCGCTAGGCATGCGAGCGAGACTATTCGGCCAACCGGATGCGTTTACGTCGTCGGAGAGAGCACAACGAGGACGGGAGGCCTAGGCACGTCGGCAGATTACCGGGGCTTCGAAGCGCTCGACAGGCGCTTCGAAGTGCCTCCGAGAGCCTCCTCGCGAATCCGCCTGACCGATTGCGCCAGCGCGTCAAGGAACGGCCTTACCGTCTCGACGAGCTCCTGCAACTCGGCGCGCCCTGCATCCGTCGCCGCGTAGAACCGCCGCGACCGCCGATCCGGGTGCTCCCACTCCCCCTTGATTAGCCCCCGTTCCTCAAGGCTCCTCAGCAGCGGATAGATCGTGTTCGGGTTCACGTTCAGCACCCCGTCGGTGATCCGCTCGATCTCGGCGATCATGCGGTTGCCGAAGGTCGGCTCCTTGGCGCAGAGGTGGAGGACGAGGAGCGGGAGGATGTCGCGTCGGCGCATCTCTGAGCCGAAGACGTCTGACGATCGCGCGCGCTTGCCGGCGCCCTTCTCCTCGGCCGCCGGCTTGGCCGCGCGCTCGCGGCTCGTGCGGGCTGCTTCGGCGAGGGTCTCGGCCTCTTGCTTCTGGCCCTTGGACGGCATCCGGGCATCCGAGTCTATGGCTGCTTAGTTCTAAGCACTCGCCGAAATAACGAGAGCCCCGCTCGGGAAGCGGGGCTCTCGGGAACTCGTGCGGCGCTGCTCGGCCGAGCAGCGCGTGATGCGACTCGGGACCTAGGCGACGCCGGCGGCGGTCTCCTGCTGCTTCTCGGCGACCTCGGTCTGGACGCGAGCGGTCTCCTGGAGCTTCTCGTCGACGTTTCGGCCCATCAGGACCTCCTTGGCGATGACGAGGCGCTGGATCTGCGAGGTGCCTTCGTATAGCTGCATGATCTTCGCGTCGCGCATCAGCTTCTCGACGGGGTAGTCCTTGATGAACCCGTAGCCGCCGTAGACCTGGACGGCGTCGGTCGCGCACTCCATCGCCGAGTCCGCTGCGAAGCGCTTGGCGTGCGAGCAGGCGAGCGTGTTGCGAAGCCCCGAGTCGAGCTTCGCGGCCGACGCCCAGGTCAGAAGCCGCGCGGCCTCCACCTTCGTCGCCATGTCGGCGATCATGAACGAGACGGCCTGGTGCATCGCGATCGGCACGCCGAACTGAACGCGCTCCTTCGAGTACTCCGAGGCGAACTCGAGCGCCGCGCGGGCGATTCCGGTGGCCATCGCCGCGACGCCGGGACGCGTCCGGTCGAGGGTCATCATCGCGAGCTTGAAGCCCTTGTTCTCCTCGCCGAGCATGTTCTCGGCCGGGACCTCGGTCTCGTTGAACGTGATCGTCGCGGTGTTCGACGCGCGCTGGCCGAGCTTGTCTTCCTTCTTGTCGACCGTGACGGTGTCGTCCTTCGGCACGACGAAGGCGCTGATCCCGCGGTGGCCGGCCTCACGGTCGGTCTTCGCGTAGACCGTGAACCAGTCGGCGTAGGAGCCGTTGGTGATGAAGCACTTCGAGCCGTTGATGACGTACTTGTCACCCTTCTTGGTGGCTGTCGTCTTCATGCCCGAGACGTCCGAGCCGGCGTCGGGCTCGGTGAGGCAGAACGAGGCCAGCTTCGGCTCCTCGATCAGCATCCCGAGGAAGTGCTTCTTGATCTCCTCCGAGCCGCCGAGCAGGACGGGCGCGCTCGCCAGGCCGTTGGCCTCGAGCGACGTTCCGATGCCCGAGCAGCCCCAGCCGAACTCCTCCTCGATCAGGCAGCCCGAGAGCGTGTCGAGCCCCGCGCCGCCGTACTGCTCGGGGACGTGGGTGTTCATCAGGCCGATGTCCCAGGCCTTCTGGATGATGTCGGCGGGCCAGGTGCCCTCCTTGTCGTACTCCCACGCGACCTTGCGGATGTCCTTCTCCGCAAACGAGTGAGCGAGCTCGCGCAGGTCCTTCTGCTCGTCGGTGAGCGTCAGATCGACCATCTGATTCGGGTCCTTTCGGAAATCTCTTCGATTGACTGGTCAGTCAACCGGCGAAAGGGTAGCCGACCTGCAGGCGCCGGCATAGCGCTCCTCTACTCTCGGAGCGATGGCGCTCGCGCTCTCGAACGGCGAGATCATCCTCGTGATCGTCGCCGCGGTGATCCCGATCGCGGCGGTCTCGTTCGCGATCTCGGGCGATGCGTTCGGGTCGATCGGCAAGGGCGGGCTCGAGACCTCGAAGCCGCCCCCGGAGCCGATGATGGCCCGCTCGCAGGAAATCCGGCAGATGGTCGAGGCCAAGTCGGCGCGCCGGGTCCGCAAGGGGCTCGAGCCGCTCGACGTCGACGCCGAGATCGCGCGGCTCAAACGCGACACCTCGCCGGCCGCCTCGCGGGACCGCGAGCTCGTCGCCGAGGTGCGGACGATGGTCGAGGCGCGGAACAAGCGCCGGCAGCGCAAGGGCATGGAGCCGCTCGATGTCGAGGCCGAGGTCGCGCGGCGGATGAAGGAGCTCGGGGAGATCGGCTGATGGCGAAGTTCGACGTCGGCTTCGAGGGCGAGCACAAGGCTACGTTCGATACATCGCCGGAGGCCTGCGCGTGGGCGGCTGAGGCCGGGGATACCGGCCGGCGAGTCTTCGTCGTGAGCCGAGGCGTCTTCGGCAGCCGCCTCGTCGCCGTCTTCCCGCCGGAAGAGATGGAAGGCGGCGTCGCCGACTGGAAGGCCAGCCGGGTGCGCGTCGAGAATTGGGAGCTTCCTCGCTGAAGCCAGAAGGCGCGGCGTGAAGGTCGCGGCGGCTCGCCTACCTGTCGACGGTCGTGCGTGAATTGCTCCGGTCGCGAATCCGTTTGCGGACCGTCCAGGCGACCTCCGCTGCGACCAGGAGGAGGATCGGAACGACGGTCACGCCTCGAGTGCCATCGGCGACCAACTGCGCAACGAGCAGCGTGAGGCCGCCGACGAGAAGAGCGAAGGTGAGCATCGCCGCTCCGACCTCAATCCGTCGTCCCACTGGATCACCTGCCATGAGTCCGGTGTTGCCCGAGCCGGCTACCGCCCCACCGGCAGCGGGCCCGGCGCCTTGATCCGCCTCAGCGCGAAGTTTGAGCGGACGTCGTTG from the Thermoleophilia bacterium SCSIO 60948 genome contains:
- a CDS encoding acyl-CoA dehydrogenase produces the protein MVDLTLTDEQKDLRELAHSFAEKDIRKVAWEYDKEGTWPADIIQKAWDIGLMNTHVPEQYGGAGLDTLSGCLIEEEFGWGCSGIGTSLEANGLASAPVLLGGSEEIKKHFLGMLIEEPKLASFCLTEPDAGSDVSGMKTTATKKGDKYVINGSKCFITNGSYADWFTVYAKTDREAGHRGISAFVVPKDDTVTVDKKEDKLGQRASNTATITFNETEVPAENMLGEENKGFKLAMMTLDRTRPGVAAMATGIARAALEFASEYSKERVQFGVPIAMHQAVSFMIADMATKVEAARLLTWASAAKLDSGLRNTLACSHAKRFAADSAMECATDAVQVYGGYGFIKDYPVEKLMRDAKIMQLYEGTSQIQRLVIAKEVLMGRNVDEKLQETARVQTEVAEKQQETAAGVA
- a CDS encoding PadR family transcriptional regulator, yielding MPSKGQKQEAETLAEAARTSRERAAKPAAEEKGAGKRARSSDVFGSEMRRRDILPLLVLHLCAKEPTFGNRMIAEIERITDGVLNVNPNTIYPLLRSLEERGLIKGEWEHPDRRSRRFYAATDAGRAELQELVETVRPFLDALAQSVRRIREEALGGTSKRLSSASKPR
- a CDS encoding DNA cytosine methyltransferase, with the protein product MKAIRNHVSGRLSDLDREVVHAVPPGGNWRDLPAAFNSRRIEQIRRSAAAGEGSRSTYYGRLRADRPSYTISTYFNRPGNGCFIHPSAPRLITVREAARLQGFRDSFVFEGRGRAPFIQVGNAVPPLMVYQLARILPKGGFVDLFAGAGGMSTGFQEAGHELLLAVDHDKACVQTLRSNGHAPDRAAQMDLSSASGIADAVARIRDRSSSLDLLVGGPPCQGFSTAGKNLTSDPRNRLVNAFLEVITEVLPTRVIMENVAALAFRRSRPVFDAILQRLEGLGYSTSTAILHAEGYGVPQLRRRLFVSASLEGVPEWPTPSFSILDPAQRSSQPRETSGSDRPALTVGDAIGDLPFEAANSPEVEMPYGKPPSSLFQQWARGEIDTDSLVDNPNAMAEMDLQLAV
- a CDS encoding DUF3883 domain-containing protein; translation: MAVLDDFRKRTGARGRFIALYLGMRRMGGDLATIGSAGATPSSEIEEFMDELLTKTHRPEPLVVLTAPFGGSTSPTAPYSTRSGEFAPGNSFRTNTWRNNLGIQKGIGCPADPEVIRANLADPLVRLACPHMTADPEGRHSCAIESTSYRGEEHSIWLRKTPDGWQVADLDNPHTYEEYLSPRGQRIPVFALIAMLYVASTANAYPKRASVGIPEFASDFGFSQTQVEALFECDPSRGANAAVLRAAQQHLVVSRPRTGLTRADHAGPREPDVQRLAGPLPDLIEPALRNSGVEAELDVAEDLAEHGWVVAYRGAQTGVGYDLEAEHSSGSRLRVEVKSSVGFTTPELTESEWEAAQRYGDEFVLALVDFVGSPSQALWYVQNPAATVTPLQREGTIFRLPRADLADLRTEADYL
- a CDS encoding site-specific DNA-methyltransferase, giving the protein MPSGRRELVVSDCLDAVARIDRGSVALVYLDPPFSSGRTYDLVDSERGGHASEGRTEAFDDQWRWTSQTDRDLQALSSLVPSHLAELVSSLVRSLGRRNLAAYLVAMAPRLVELHRVLDERGSLYLHCDSTASHYLRVILDEIFGPGQFRNEIVWRRTHAHSSSRRYGPVHDVILFYSKTARYRWNPVYTAYPAQYLDQYYTQEDERGRFQLITCTAPGDRVGTKAHYEWKGLLPPPGRHWAWKHEQMEAFDKDGRLAYSGTGTPRLKRYVDEAPGIQLQDIWTDINRLDAHSDERVGFETQKPLALIERIIQASSNPGDLVLDPFVGSGSTLVAAERSGRNWIGVDASLLAGSLALSRVRQAVSLREVSLNGFPEDEIQALQLRRKEPLGFGLWATSMLATLAQRSDRTRTLVTGTGRLQIGRRRVELLSWVPTRANARAGRPTSKGRLSKTGFVVMADRNGRELASRLRKQVEIPIHEVPVASLVSSDTRRRGVAEQVRLLT
- the ade gene encoding adenine deaminase, whose product is MNTADVRLTGGQALDIGSRRWIQTDLAITDDTIVDWGPHDAQEVIDVDGAALTPGFIDAHMHLESTKLWIDEFVRTVLPHGTTAVAADPHEIANVLGVPGVRALLDAARDLPFRFSVYAPSCVPASHFESAGAALDHSDIRELIERHGAHGVGEVMNFPGVIAGDEEMLARIAAAGGARVDGHAPGISGADLDAYIAAGVHSDHECTTLAEIEERRRKGMWVFLRQGSTSRDLAALAPDIVRNGTDLAAFCTDDREPDTLLELGSVNDCCRVAVAAGISEIDAIMLATANPARYHGFFDLGSLAPGHQADILCFDELGSWKPSRVWQAGRLVAENGRTLDGAVPRVPVPELLRDTVNVGRLPSASDVVLDHPDGTRVRAVGVIEHSISTRTVELALGDGTDVAHAAVVERHHASGEIGRGYASGFGLERGAIASTVAHDAHNIVAVGASGEDMAVAVVRLAELGGGQVAVLDGSVIAEVPLPLAGLMSDRPAAEVASGLETLERAAAEALGVSIDAPFMQLSFIALSVIPELRLTQGGLVDVGKFAAIEVEVAPRLETHP
- a CDS encoding type II toxin-antitoxin system prevent-host-death family antitoxin — protein: MVTVATRMGIRQLRDSLTATLRRVQLGETIEVTHHGKPVAVLSPVATDSLERLLASGELAPADPIEWPPRRHPVTGAMSASEAIEDDRAER